ATCTGCCATTGGACGTATCTTCTTCTTGGGTGGGTACACTTTAAAAAACATGAAGGTAGACCTGTAAATTCATGAAAGTTGTTATAACCATGTAAACTTCGCCCAACCTTCGTGATTACTGTTTCAGGAAGGTATCGCGAATCCTTGTGacaaatttgcaaactttttaATGCaaggtactgtatgtatgtgttgagcTGGACCCAGGGTTGGTGAATAAGAAACCACACAACATCAAAGGCTTTGAACATGATGTAAATGATGCATTTATTCATAAACTCATGTTACGGGCACACACTtaatatggcgtccagtgtaGCATCAGCGAGTGCAGAGTGAAACCCTCTTAAAAAGAGGTTAAACAGCCAATGAattatctacttatgaaactactTTGAGCAAGAAGTGAAGAAGTTTAAAGTTTCCGTCAACAACAAGGAGGGAATCTTAAAGGCCACCAGCAATAtcttctttgctgggttttaACATTCATTACAGCATGCATGGATTTCAAACACATCCGTTGTACGGAGTACTGCAAGAAGTCAATTAGCAAATTCCCTGTACTAAAATTTGTTGCTTTAACTTTCAACGGCCAAAAATTTGACTGAAATATTCCTGTAGTATATGGTTACAGTACACtgaaaaaattatatttttataTGAATCAACTTTTGCAAACTTTGCCTTTTATGAAATTCACAAAATAAAACGTTTACGGGTTTAATTTGCCACATATTATATGAAACTCCACACTTAGTAGCTATCCAGCTTTAAGCTTACAGGTACATTTTTGTATTTATGCATCACCATGGTTACTCACCTCACATTGTGGCCAATCACAACACTGGTTACAGTTTCCACAAGGACACACACAAGACAGGTCCCCACAACAATCACACTTCATGTCAACACAACATGGTCCACCAGAGGACAAGCACATGTCACGCTGAGAACACTGCTAGAGGAGGAGGAGAATGATAAATGACTTGTAGTAATTGTGTAATGTAATGAGCTAGCTGTGGACAGTAATATTTGTGTGTAGTGGATGAGATATGGTCACCTTCACTGTTTTGTTGGTTGGCAAGTGGAACATAATTTATGACTTTATTTTAGTTCATCAATAACGGAGTGTCCTTAGTACCATACAACAGGTTAtgttcaaaggagtttaattttcgAACTATTTGAAGAGCAGTGGTTCTACAAAAATTGAACTCGTCAAAAAATTGCTAATAGTAATGCACAACCTATTACATAAGAGCTCACTTGCTACTACATGTGAACTCATGTTACAGAAGTGTGTAACTGTTGAACTGTGATTGGAATGAGGTTTTACATCCAACATTATTTCACTAGTAAGCAACCACTAACTGAACCCTTAAGCACTTGAGATTTCCCTCTGCacatgcagtagctatatatgGGCAATGATTCGTGCTAAACAAAATTTCCCCTAGGGTAGTGGTCCTTATTTCTGTGTAGACATGATATCCCCTTATCACTTTAATTTGTACTGGTACACGTAGTCGCCATCTTGATAACAATTCAGCCAGTCAAACACGCACTACCAAAACACGATATTTGAACATGAGGTGTATATTGTCTATGGTTTGAGCATTCGAAAATAAAACCTTTGACATTAATTTTACCAGCTGTTCTTTGAAAATTTCCCCTTTGAAAATTTCCTCTTTGAAATAACCTCTTATATGGTAACAATGGTACTACCCCAACTGGTGTTGTGTCATTAAATGTTTTAACACTGCATGGATGTGACAAAATTTTGGCAGTGTCAGCAAAATGGTTAAGGTTACCAGATGACTTTCTAAACACACATCCACACACTATACAAAACATCAGCTGGTTAATGAGACTGTGTTATAATTAACTGGTTCTCACCTCTCTAGTCGGACATATGGAGTCCAGACAACTACCACAAGTCGGCACGTCACAGTTACACGATTCTCCAACTTGTTGTAGACACTCATCACATCTTAGACCACACTCAACACAACACTGCACATCTTGACAACACTCAAACTTCACACCAGTTTTCTATTAGTAGTAAGAACAAGTGTGTAACCACTACTgactgtgtgtagtgtacaaaCATTGTTCCATGTCTGAAGACTACACTCATACACACAGTTataaacacacactacatcaaacagtatggtagtactgttttgTAGGGTCCTCCTTATGTGGGAAGATCCCTACATTGGTatgttaccaccatctgttcaaGGGATCGGATATTCCctcatagctatgttgtaatagctaccatcactcATAAGGACATGGCAacatgttctgattgtttaagggTGGGGTTGCTATGTAATCATTTAATAAGTGCAGCTACAGCATACTAAGAGCTTTTCATCATGtgtgatatttctatgatggttggGTACCATATACAGTATGAATTACAAGTGAGGTGATGAGGTAAAAAAGTAGGGCTGTACTGATATCACATTTCATATCTGATATTACTATCTGATATTTATTGTCACAGGTTTTCTAATGAACCGATATAATATACACAGCTGATACTTCAAAGCCAAACTGATAACATTACAATACAACAGAGTATGTAACATGATCACTATGTacatgttaaagcatagccgcgagtgctatatgaaaaataaagtactcggcgcttggcctcaatgctaatgctaataaagtactcggcgcttggcctcaatgttaataaagcacttggcttcgcctcgtgctttattagcatcgaggccgtgtgcctcgtactttattttttatatagcactcgcggctatgctttaaatgatttatggaactttctagtcgtgtagctacaccatacactaggactcgtaattaacacgtgttgcacgaactattacgAACTCCCTCCCTTTAACAAAGTAGCTCACGCGTAGTTcatcatagtttggcatggtagacattcatcgcgtcttttggcaggttttgctcgcaacccacaatcgattctattgtgagtcacattgtgaagtatttctgtgatatctccaggacttgtccgtttacattaacaaacgtaacagcaacattaccttctcccacccatcatcgaagcatttaggtatgtctataaaagcaatccagtggtagaactcatattggctggggtgattgatcactcagcgcggcaaggctatcagccttcaccggcttgggtgattagtcgtactggcgcgagccccgtaggctattagcctacactaaggcacgtgggcaactgtgctttattgcccacaaagagtgctttattgattcaataaagcactctttgtggtcgatgaagcagctggccggctgagagtgtactttatgaaatttaaagtacaccttttcctttgatctcgcccacgcaaagttttATAAGGCTGTGTTAAATTACTACAATTTATATGCTATTCAACACTGTAATCCTTGATACactgaaacctcacttagcggccacctctataataagaccacctcgttatagtggccacctctagtaggtcccaaacatagctaagcactactttatgacctcattaataaggccaccttgttattaagACCAAATTTTTTTGGTCCCAGAGTttgccctattaatgaggtttcactgtacttgtgACTGTTCACAAAATGTTTTTATCTAACTTGTCTGTTTCTGCCAGTGCAAATCACAGAACAAACATATAAAAAATCAACACACCACCAGAAAACAAAAAAGTGGTTCAACAATCCTCAGAGAAAGGAAAACCACAATTTAGCCAGTGAGGCACTTTTCATGGTACTTATTAATAGTGTATATAACTAGAGTGAAATATCTGTATTGTAGACTTGTAATTGACCGATACTCGTAATATCGGTACCaaatattggtatcggtacagccctTTAAAAAATACCTACACATTCTCTTTTACTAATTTAGTTAGTCTCTTTGGAGCAGCCACCcttgctggtgtgctcaggaaaaaCATATAATACATTACTACaatagttaataatagtggagaggtgtccactattattaactattGATTACAACTACAATATTATGATGTAAACAAGTCAACAGTcataaatcatacagtatgatagtagtgtatagtagggaccacaaaggtgtgggtgtggcccatgaaaaatatcacccaaaaaccagctcaCTTCTAcctgacgacgatgaagcagtattggttatgtaaaactaagcccaaacaagctttcagattgacctgaaatgaaGCAGGTTGTTGCAAGTTGAagcaagttgctatgaaacAAAGCAAGTTGTTATGAAACTTTAtacaacggaattttctactgactgagtaactgactgagtaactgactgatgccttcaaacaagcgtaactcgataatggctaaggctacggacttgattttttcactgtttgacgtcgcttcagccaaacatgtgccttttggcatactgcagtacatacaatgcattcttcatggacttaccagtgtcctcctttgtgtcccattcatctttgctgacagcgaaaagtgtcgatttggaaGCAGTGCATGatagcttccctttgtaacagaaatcatccgtatttttcatagtggctacttgattgtagaggtgctttttgaatagttgatttgtaatgctgtgtaacagattacatgaacatagctgacaacgaagcgtaatggatatttcacttttcagatgataattgacagCTGGGACACACAGCACCATTTTCTTTTCCTTTGTTTCATGCAGTATGTGCGggtccaccagtcataataattatttacaaaaaagtttaaaaacaagtacaaaaataggaattttcaactagagtagggaccatagcacatcgataaaaagtactgaaacaagctggagtagtaaatgatagtaaaacaataagaagtgttatatctctactgtgctcaagataccattccctagaaatttcaatttttttgtgtacttgtacaccACAGAAAACTAACATCCAGTCAGAATCTTTCTTTGCCAATTTGGTATTTGAAATGGAAATATTTTTCCCTACCAAATGACATTACAATCCAGCCTATTGATTAaaaatgttataattattattttttaactGGAAGCTCAAATTCAGTACTACTCGTCAtgtaagaaaacaaaaaaaacaaaaataacTGATTCTGAACGTGAGTACTAGATCCCCTTGTCATATTGGTGATCCCACAAACTTCAAATTTCGGTCTGCTTAACAACAGATGAAAGGTTAGTGGCTAAATAATGTAATGTACAGCAACCATTTTCATGTTATATATAACAAACTTTAGTGTGGCATGTTTCTTTTGGGTTCTGAAATATATTTGAACCCAAAATATATTTCTTCCCTTTATCTCTACTTCTACTGGCTATCATTTTCtttatgcaaggaaaccataccaaggtatTAACCTTCCATAAAGGACCGTGTATAGCTCTTAAGCTACTGTAACAGGGAAGCTGTACATCAAATGATTGGTTCGTTACAGAAGACAGAGTACAGGGACCATACCCCTTGATTGGCTCATTACaagcttgagatactctaataaagctgtcacCATAACAATTATAAACAATATTCTAATAGTCATtcacacatgtatacaatagttatgttataacaaaaaagtaaacaactattatatataataaAGTAGGGATTCAAACGATATAGTAGTGGAACATATAGTTAAGTGGAGTAATCCCTATgaatgttgtaataccatcactcaCGTGTCCTGTTCCACTACTATTTACTACTTGAATCCCTACTTTAATAATATTCAGCTTAAAAAGTACATACTGTAGTGACAATGCACTAGAGCTCAAGCGAACATTCGTATACCATttctggtattcgaatattcatttcaaaggaaatatataccatcagtgtgtagagtacatgGACATTATTGatcctacataagcatatctatgacataagtgatcaaatcatgttgattctgaattgtattaaagagacatCTTGTACAACCGCAGGATTATTGATATTTCGTCCATAtcaatgctgaaaaagaatattcgaatattcggtagttgtgaataaagaatattcgaatagtaaaaccactatttgtttgagccAGGTACAAtccacctatcaatgtcaagccccaccccatggggtccccatacacctactggggatGTGACATCTGCACTAGCCCCACCCCTGGGGATTTGGACAGTGGCATTTTGAACCAAAAGTTAGTACTGTAAATCAAATCCCTTATAGAAACACCTCTTTTGAGGTGGGACACATAGGGGGTTTAGGCAAGCTTCTTAGCCCCAgtactttttaaaactttttttgCCCACACGTCTCTATGGAAACTAGAAGAAAAACAAAAAGGGAAAAAACAAGAatttacctacagaaaagacaccTAAAAGAACTTACAGAAGCCCAGGGAATGTTAGTGAACTGGTAGATGCCTCTCTGCAACAGCAAAATCTATTGCCAGGGGCACACCAGGGCACGTGATCGAGAACCCTGAATGCACATGATGGAGGAGTGAAGCAAGGAAAACTCCAAACTGCAACGGAGCCAGCAACACCAccgaatatggggaactccacttctcgcTGAGTAAATAAGCCAAATGCTTATAGGTGGTAGTGGCTGCTTTCTGTCAAGAATTGACTGATGACCAGTTATATAACTGTTGTAATATAGACAATCATGTGCTGGTCGCATGCTATAATATGATTGGCTGTATCTATGTTGTAAGTTGGTTGTTATGTAACTTCAAAGTTAGTAGCTAAATAGAAACGCTGTCTACTTTGAGTTTGGTATAACGAGATTTTTTTTGTCTTACCGCTTCGCTACTATCACATACTTTCCCAATTCCACTAGAGGAAGAAAAAACTAATGGGGTATACTCTACTTTGCATATACACTCCTCGTAAACACGGCACTTCTCAGTCTCATGCCTACGAAAATTGGCAGCCAAGGTGGTGGACCAATTAGtgctggggaatttgacactagacaTTGTCAAGTCAAATCCTCTGTATTGCCCCACCTTActcgggggtggggcatgacattgatagatAGGATAGGAAAGTAGGCAGTACTGTCATAAAAACGAGAAGTCCTTGTGGAAAGAGTTAGAACTTGACATTGCAACTGACACATCACATACATGATCAACTCACTTGTAGCCATAATTTCACCACTACGACTATTATAGCGATAATCAAGAAGACACCGAGTAGTGCACACACTACGATCACTATGGGAAACTCGTCCTCCTCCTCTGGCGGTTGAGTAGTAAATGGTAACTATAGCGACGTTGGGAATAAACATCTGGTGTGCTATAGATGGAACTTACAGTAGCAGACGAGGACATTAGCTATCGTATCAACATCGAAGTAACTATTATACCGACTGGTTACGACTCGCTATCCTTCGCTTTCGATGagctaatttattagaatacggTCTAAAATAGCGCGCACTAACGTGTAACTGATAAGCGAGGTAGTAGTTACTAAAGAGGTAACCGTACCTACGAAACCAACAATGGCGGGCGAGAAGGGAGGCACCATTCTTAACCTTGGCAATAAAGGTCAGTGAGTAGTAATGTAGCGTTAACTTTTACTATGCGGTCCCCTCGGGTTCACTGCCAAGTCAGCACACTTAAAATTGTAGGGTATATGTAGTCGAAACACATTGTAATATTCCTCGTTTACCAACACACAGATCCATTTAGCGATGCGTTCCATGACAAAGAAGGAATGAGCAGCACTCAAGAAGGATTCGTACATATTAGAATACAGCAGCGTAACGGACGGAAGACAGTCACAACGGTTCAAGGCATCGCTGACGAGTATGATAAGAAGAAGATTGTGAAAGTGTGTAAGAAGGTAATGAGACATGAAATGTGTATATACTATACGGTGGAGTGTACTGTAGATTATCAGTCGATTTCCAGTTAGTTTCCCACGTAGATCACGTGCATACAAATAACCAATGGAACTTTACGCCTTCTGTCCCAGGGGAAGATGACTAGATTAAACTGAAGGCtactgatctcattggctaACATTACTTTAAATGTTGGTCAACCACCCTGAAATATACTGTAGAACAGAAACATtacccagactgctttttttctcttttgtttttccccacccaatacagaAACATGATTAAATACGTGACCTGCATCATGTTTCTGTTGATGAGCTGCTCAACTAGCGAGAGTTGAGCAGTTCATCAACAGAACTTTATGAAATATACTGTTACAATGACAGGCAAATTCAATGGGATCTACTTTAAAAACTTAAGTATATATCAAGCAAACGACCTGAAAAACATAGTAAATATTAGAACTTTTACATTTGggtagagatcatagaaataacaagttgatgtgctatttctaaaaaccaggcgtccatgcaattaatactatcccattctaactaaattaATCAGCCATGTGCCATGTATATAATAGTCCATTTCCACGCAAGTTAAAGTTGGTAATGAATACTAATTTACTATGCATTGTGCAACATCCGGTGTCCTCTGGGAGGCCTTAAGAAACCTATGGGACTAAGATCTTTACACTTCATGGGAGCCCGAACCATAccgtttattcttattataagaACGTACTTTTATAGCAGCCACTATACTACAACAATGATGTGAAAATTGGAAAGATGCGCTGTGTTGTGATCGAGAAATCAGCGATCTTGTGTCAAATGGTAGTATCTTAAGTTTTAAAGGCTACATCTTTCCTAAAATGAGATATTTTTACTCTTATAAGTATTGAGGATCGTTAGGCAACAAAACATGGCCACTAAACCTACTGTAACGGGTGAAATAATCACCTAGTATTGATAGAATCACAGCGATGAAAGATCACCTATTTCTGCGATAAAATTTTGCATAGCGTTGTTCCCAGCCTTGTAGAAACGTAGTAACAAAGCTT
This portion of the Dysidea avara chromosome 12, odDysAvar1.4, whole genome shotgun sequence genome encodes:
- the LOC136241434 gene encoding tenascin-like isoform X1, with product MSSSATLPFTTQPPEEEDEFPIVIVVCALLGVFLIIAIIVVVVKLWLQKTGVKFECCQDVQCCVECGLRCDECLQQVGESCNCDVPTCGSCLDSICPTREQCSQRDMCLSSGGPCCVDMKCDCCGDLSCVCPCGNCNQCCDWPQCECPSAPTCQCCGDCHCAIRLPECQDITCLCFECGRAADV
- the LOC136241437 gene encoding eukaryotic translation initiation factor 1b-like: MAGEKGGTILNLGNKDPFSDAFHDKEGMSSTQEGFVHIRIQQRNGRKTVTTVQGIADEYDKKKIVKVCKKEFACNGTVVEHPEYGEVIQFQGDQRNHIYEFLEKVGIAKKEHLKVHGF
- the LOC136241434 gene encoding tenascin-like isoform X2, with amino-acid sequence MSSSATLPFTTQPPEEEDEFPIVIVVCALLGVFLIIAIIVVVVKLWLQKTGVKFECCQDVQCCVECGLRCDECLQQVGESCNCDVPTCGSCLDSICPTRECSQRDMCLSSGGPCCVDMKCDCCGDLSCVCPCGNCNQCCDWPQCECPSAPTCQCCGDCHCAIRLPECQDITCLCFECGRAADV